A stretch of the Rodentibacter haemolyticus genome encodes the following:
- the xseA gene encoding exodeoxyribonuclease VII large subunit, giving the protein MSENIYSVSQLNNAARQILEGHFSQIWLSGEISNFTQPVSGHWYLTLKDENAQVRCAMFRMKNLRVAFRPQNGMQVLVRTNVSLYEPRGDYQLIIESMHPAGEGLLQQQFETLKIKLAAEGLFAQNLKKKLPHFSKAVGIVTSSTGAALQDILHILARRDPSLKVVIYPTAVQGREAAEEIVRMIELANTRQEVDVLIVGRGGGSLEDLWCFNEEEVARAIFRSVLPIISAVGHETDVTIADFVADLRAPTPSAAAELVSRNQDELLQQLNYQQQRLAMAFDRLFTQKNQRLKQLTLRLQNQHPQNQLHIQWERNEHLVQRLHFAVQRQFEKTQQKLTALSVRLRQNPLPYGIQRHQQQLEQLKVRLNFSTNRQVTERQNKLAALCGKLDGLSPLKVMARGYSIAENAEGKAITSVKDIRQGELLTTKVADGNIVSRVV; this is encoded by the coding sequence ATGTCAGAAAATATTTATTCCGTTTCTCAACTCAATAATGCAGCCCGCCAAATCTTAGAGGGACATTTCTCACAGATTTGGCTGAGCGGTGAGATTTCTAATTTCACACAACCTGTTTCGGGGCATTGGTATCTTACTTTAAAAGATGAAAATGCACAGGTGCGCTGCGCTATGTTCCGTATGAAAAATTTGCGTGTGGCGTTTCGTCCGCAAAATGGAATGCAAGTGCTGGTTCGTACCAATGTGAGTTTGTACGAACCACGTGGAGACTATCAATTAATTATTGAATCAATGCACCCTGCCGGTGAAGGTTTATTACAGCAGCAATTCGAAACATTGAAAATAAAGCTTGCGGCAGAGGGATTATTTGCACAAAATCTCAAGAAAAAGTTACCGCACTTTAGTAAAGCCGTGGGTATTGTTACCTCCTCAACCGGTGCGGCATTACAAGATATTTTACATATTTTGGCACGTCGCGATCCTAGTCTGAAAGTGGTGATTTATCCTACGGCAGTGCAAGGCAGAGAAGCGGCGGAGGAAATCGTGCGGATGATTGAATTGGCAAATACACGGCAGGAAGTCGATGTGCTTATCGTTGGACGCGGTGGTGGATCACTGGAAGATCTTTGGTGTTTTAACGAAGAAGAGGTGGCGCGTGCGATTTTTCGTTCCGTGTTACCGATTATCAGTGCCGTTGGGCATGAAACGGATGTAACCATTGCCGATTTTGTTGCGGATCTTCGTGCGCCAACGCCGTCTGCCGCTGCGGAATTGGTCAGTCGAAATCAAGATGAACTGTTACAACAATTGAACTATCAACAGCAACGTTTAGCGATGGCATTTGATCGCTTATTTACACAAAAAAATCAGCGATTAAAACAACTGACTTTACGTTTACAAAATCAACATCCGCAAAATCAGTTGCATATTCAATGGGAAAGAAATGAACATCTTGTTCAACGTTTACACTTTGCCGTACAACGTCAGTTTGAAAAAACACAGCAAAAATTAACCGCACTTTCCGTTCGATTACGACAAAATCCGCTACCTTATGGTATTCAACGCCACCAACAACAGTTGGAACAACTTAAAGTGCGGTTAAATTTCAGTACAAATCGTCAAGTAACCGAACGCCAAAATAAATTGGCGGCTTTATGCGGAAAACTCGATGGATTAAGTCCATTGAAGGTAATGGCTCGCGGTTATTCCATTGCGGAAAATGCGGAGGGAAAAGCAATCACAAGCGTGAAAGATATACGACAGGGAGAGTTGCTTACCACAAAAGTAGCGGATGGAAATATTGTGAGTAGAGTGGTGTAA